Proteins encoded together in one Kitasatospora albolonga window:
- a CDS encoding SigE family RNA polymerase sigma factor: protein MTTPVCTGASRAATATAAGQQHHVPYVSFSAYVRARGPVLLRTARSLTANPCDAEDLLQTALAKTYVAWERIEDHRALDGYVRRALLNTRTSQWRKRKVDEFACEELPEQGGAPAPDPAEQQSLHDAMWRAVLKLPDRQRAMVVLRYYEDLSEAQTAEVLGVSIGTVKSAVSRALGKLREDPELTPVR from the coding sequence ATGACCACGCCAGTCTGCACGGGCGCCTCCAGGGCGGCCACCGCCACCGCCGCCGGCCAGCAGCACCACGTGCCCTACGTGTCGTTCTCCGCGTACGTACGGGCCCGGGGCCCGGTCCTGCTGCGCACCGCCCGCTCGCTCACCGCGAACCCGTGCGACGCGGAGGACCTGCTGCAGACCGCGCTCGCCAAGACGTACGTCGCCTGGGAGCGGATCGAGGACCACCGGGCGCTGGACGGCTATGTCCGCCGGGCGCTGCTCAACACCCGGACCTCGCAGTGGCGCAAGCGCAAGGTCGACGAGTTCGCCTGTGAGGAGCTGCCCGAGCAGGGCGGCGCCCCGGCCCCGGACCCGGCCGAGCAGCAGTCGCTGCACGACGCGATGTGGCGCGCGGTGCTCAAGCTCCCGGACCGCCAGCGCGCGATGGTCGTCCTGCGGTACTACGAGGACCTCAGCGAGGCGCAGACGGCCGAGGTGCTGGGCGTGTCGATCGGTACGGTCAAGAGCGCCGTCTCCCGCGCCCTCGGCAAGCTCCGCGAGGACCCGGAGCTGACCCCGGTCCGCTGA
- a CDS encoding long-chain fatty acid--CoA ligase, translating into MLSTMQDVPLTVTRILHHGMTIHGKSQVTTWTGEAEPHRRTFAEIGTRATQLANALRDELGIDGDQRIATLMWNNSAHVEAYLAIPSMGAVLHTLNLRLPPEQLAWIVNHADDKVVIADGTLLPLLVPLLPHLPGIEHVVVSGPGDRSALAGAAPRVHEYEELIAGRPTTYDWPELDERQAAAMCYTSGTTGDPKGVVYSHRSIYLHSMQVNMSESMGLTDKDTTLAVVPQFHVNAWGLPHATFMSGVNMLMPDRFLQPGPLAEMIERERPTHAAAVPTIWQGLLAEVTANPRDLSSMANVTIGGAACPPSLMEAYDKLGVRLCHAWGMTETSPLGTMAHPPAGLSAEEEWPYRITQGRFPAGVEARLVGPAGEHLPWDGESAGELEVRGPWIAAAYYGGADGEHLRPEDKFSEDGWLKTGDVGVISTDGYLTLTDRAKDVIKSGGEWISSVELENALMAHPDVAEAAVVAVPDEKWGERPLATVVLKEGAAAVDYEALKAFLADSGIAKWQLPERWSVIPAVPKTSVGKFDKKVIRKQYADGELDVTQL; encoded by the coding sequence GTGCTGAGCACCATGCAGGACGTACCGCTGACTGTCACCCGCATCCTGCACCACGGGATGACGATTCATGGGAAGTCTCAGGTCACGACCTGGACCGGCGAAGCGGAGCCGCACCGCCGCACCTTCGCCGAGATCGGCACCCGCGCGACCCAGCTGGCCAATGCGCTCCGCGACGAGCTGGGCATCGACGGCGACCAGCGCATCGCAACTCTCATGTGGAACAACTCGGCGCATGTAGAGGCATACCTCGCAATTCCCTCCATGGGGGCCGTGCTCCACACCCTCAACCTCCGGCTGCCGCCCGAACAGCTCGCCTGGATCGTCAACCACGCGGACGACAAGGTGGTCATCGCGGACGGCACCCTGCTGCCCCTCCTCGTACCGCTCCTGCCTCATCTGCCGGGCATCGAGCACGTGGTCGTCTCCGGCCCCGGCGACCGCTCGGCGCTGGCCGGGGCCGCGCCGCGCGTGCACGAGTACGAGGAGCTGATCGCGGGCCGCCCGACCACGTACGACTGGCCGGAGCTGGACGAACGCCAGGCCGCCGCCATGTGCTACACCTCCGGCACCACCGGGGACCCCAAGGGCGTCGTCTACTCCCACCGCTCCATCTACCTGCACTCCATGCAGGTCAACATGTCGGAGTCGATGGGGCTGACGGACAAGGACACCACGCTGGCCGTAGTCCCTCAATTTCACGTAAACGCGTGGGGGCTCCCGCACGCCACGTTCATGAGCGGCGTCAACATGCTGATGCCGGACCGCTTCCTCCAGCCCGGTCCGCTCGCCGAGATGATCGAGCGCGAGCGCCCCACGCACGCCGCCGCCGTCCCCACCATCTGGCAGGGCCTCCTCGCCGAGGTCACCGCCAACCCGCGCGACCTCTCCTCGATGGCCAACGTGACCATCGGCGGCGCGGCCTGTCCGCCCTCCCTGATGGAGGCGTACGACAAGCTCGGCGTCCGGCTCTGCCACGCCTGGGGCATGACGGAGACCTCGCCGCTGGGCACGATGGCCCACCCGCCCGCCGGACTGAGCGCCGAGGAGGAGTGGCCGTACCGCATCACCCAGGGCCGCTTCCCGGCCGGTGTGGAGGCCCGGCTGGTCGGCCCGGCGGGCGAGCACCTGCCGTGGGACGGCGAGTCGGCCGGTGAGCTGGAGGTACGGGGGCCCTGGATCGCCGCCGCGTACTACGGCGGGGCCGACGGCGAGCACCTGCGCCCCGAGGACAAGTTCAGCGAGGACGGCTGGCTCAAGACCGGTGACGTCGGCGTGATCAGCACCGACGGCTATCTCACCCTCACGGACCGGGCCAAGGACGTCATCAAGTCCGGCGGCGAATGGATCTCCAGCGTTGAGCTGGAGAACGCGCTGATGGCCCACCCGGACGTCGCGGAGGCGGCCGTCGTCGCCGTACCGGACGAGAAGTGGGGCGAGCGGCCGCTCGCGACGGTGGTCCTCAAGGAGGGTGCCGCCGCCGTCGACTACGAGGCGCTGAAGGCGTTCCTCGCCGATTCGGGCATTGCCAAGTGGCAGCTGCCGGAGCGCTGGTCGGTGATCCCGGCCGTGCCGAAGACGAGCGTCGGCAAGTTCGACAAGAAGGTGATCCGGAAGCAGTACGCGGACGGGGAGCTGGACGTCACGCAGCTCTGA
- a CDS encoding PAS domain S-box protein encodes MSSRPSRGTARLAAILDALPDGLLLVNCNGTVVNANAIALEMFETPGTALVGRGLLDLLPEFDSKLIPGSMRRPEAADEQGRTKPTRMTARRTDGHEYPVEVTSASLDSGQAAYNDIHSSYTGDELLMLVVRDLSGTVDTEAELARSQRQTEMILRAASEGVVGTDTDGRVVLVNPAAAQILGFRASDLGGQELHSLILHSRAEGEPFPYEESPLADTLKSGRKHRVRGQVLWSKSGAQVPVDLTTAPVRDGDQLVGAVMTFTDRRPYEELSAQHKNVVAELTTSHSDEVTALKEAHAAELKSLKEAHAAELADRAERYAAELEEQAERLAALGAQHSQLTAVLGGSLRGPLEELRGELSTLATDPAGQLWPEANQILHHLAAGYARMTTLVDNVLGYQRLDAGVEGLHKAPAMVDGIVTGGIDGAVELIGPGRAQFAVHAPPIEAEVDARQLATAIAHLVADVCGVDSTGKARAVPGGGYIDSTVVVAAAQRGDVVRIEVRGPYAGGDPVHEPIVRGIVQAHGGVLQTHEMPGMSGSAYVLDIPIGTGSGTVAPPEVPVEPALGPAPAPAAPAEGLGAPGVTSGGRRRARRSSTDAFLGSPGGAPEAEAEAGAAAGTGSPGDGPAAEPTGRRRARRGPAAPEEQTAPELIPAQQGEGSGRRRGRPSPAEAGAVGSGSGNGNGVLEIGPGGAGASPVAVPPAGMSSAGMSPDGSLQVGGAQSGPSSEVSAAQLGAVGGGGAAGDEQGVGPQPGQPAPQQPQQPQRQALALTSASSSAPSGASALSPAVPVPAPSEGSVVTAAEGAQGGGRPQRGQTVPPQGVPAEAQQPVPPTGRRARREEEHRPALPALAAGQGSAEPEQAQQLQDQAQNQGQNQVQQPGGRRARRALAAAQERIAAEAGPRTAFALPPADADRAPEAPGTGPVPPHGDESHHERTAPEAGHTPPQAHPVAPHGPGADRNGVPVPQAQAPHGPHPAPDDRSWGGNGQTAHTTGTAGVPGPAAHPADSGTGAPVPDGRRQPLPAEEPMPGVNPDSTQGRAFSVRTLGQGVPFAQHLPQQQNQPGHQTGQQPVQPNPPQPQQSLGGAGRRRKLAAPPEGERPTAQPPAADGTDPAAPGAQGQQLPQAPEGAPAPQPTATGLGSGVGSGQLLAPPVAEGRAYAIGAPDEGAEGPEPLDGPGGAVEVANRPQPHPVDDELPPEPLDNPRRLLVWPAPDVPTQQALSDRGYRPVIVNSREEVDAQIAAFPAALFVDPLTGPITRTALQSLRQAAVAAEVPVLVTAGLGQATREAAYGADPAVLLKALAPRDSEQHPPRVLLIEEHEEIAAALEQTLERRGMQVARAATDSEAVDLAGRMRPNLVVMDLMQVRRRRAGIIDWLRANGQLNRTPLVVYTSAGMDPSELPRLASGETVLFLAERSTSDEVQSRIVDLLAKIGTN; translated from the coding sequence GTGAGCAGCAGGCCATCCCGAGGCACTGCTCGCCTCGCAGCCATACTCGATGCCCTTCCGGACGGGCTTCTGCTCGTCAATTGCAACGGCACGGTCGTCAACGCCAACGCCATCGCCCTCGAGATGTTCGAGACCCCGGGCACCGCGCTCGTCGGTCGGGGACTGCTCGATCTGCTGCCGGAGTTCGACTCCAAGCTGATCCCGGGGTCGATGCGCCGGCCCGAGGCTGCAGACGAGCAGGGCAGGACCAAGCCGACGCGGATGACCGCGCGGCGCACGGACGGGCACGAGTACCCCGTCGAGGTCACCAGCGCCAGCCTGGACAGCGGCCAGGCCGCGTACAACGACATCCACTCCAGCTACACCGGCGACGAGCTGCTCATGCTCGTCGTACGGGACCTCTCCGGCACCGTCGACACCGAGGCCGAGCTGGCCCGTTCGCAGCGCCAGACCGAGATGATCCTGCGCGCCGCGTCCGAAGGCGTGGTCGGTACCGATACGGACGGGCGCGTCGTCCTCGTCAACCCCGCCGCCGCCCAGATCCTCGGCTTCCGGGCCAGCGACCTCGGCGGCCAGGAGCTGCATTCGCTGATCCTGCACTCGCGGGCGGAGGGCGAGCCGTTCCCGTACGAGGAGTCGCCGCTCGCCGACACCCTCAAGTCCGGGCGCAAGCACCGCGTGCGCGGCCAGGTGCTCTGGTCCAAGAGCGGCGCCCAGGTGCCGGTGGATCTGACGACCGCGCCGGTACGGGACGGGGACCAGCTCGTCGGCGCGGTGATGACGTTCACCGACCGCCGCCCGTACGAGGAGCTGTCCGCCCAGCACAAGAACGTCGTCGCCGAGCTGACCACGAGCCACTCCGACGAGGTCACCGCGCTCAAGGAAGCCCACGCCGCCGAGCTGAAGTCGCTGAAGGAGGCCCACGCGGCCGAGCTGGCCGACCGGGCCGAGCGGTACGCCGCCGAGCTGGAGGAGCAGGCCGAGCGGCTGGCCGCCCTCGGAGCCCAGCACTCCCAGCTCACCGCCGTCCTCGGCGGTTCGCTGCGCGGGCCCCTGGAGGAGCTGCGCGGGGAGCTGTCCACGCTCGCCACCGACCCGGCCGGGCAGCTCTGGCCCGAGGCCAACCAGATCCTGCACCACCTCGCCGCCGGGTACGCCCGGATGACCACCCTCGTCGACAACGTCCTGGGCTACCAGCGCCTCGACGCCGGGGTGGAGGGGCTGCACAAGGCCCCCGCCATGGTCGACGGGATCGTGACGGGCGGTATCGACGGGGCGGTCGAGCTGATCGGGCCCGGCCGCGCCCAGTTCGCCGTGCACGCCCCGCCGATCGAGGCCGAGGTCGACGCGCGGCAGCTCGCGACCGCCATCGCCCACCTGGTCGCGGACGTCTGCGGAGTCGACTCGACCGGCAAGGCCCGGGCCGTCCCCGGGGGCGGTTACATCGACTCGACCGTGGTCGTGGCCGCCGCCCAGCGCGGTGACGTCGTACGGATCGAGGTACGCGGACCGTACGCCGGGGGCGACCCGGTGCACGAGCCGATCGTGCGCGGCATCGTCCAGGCGCACGGCGGTGTGCTCCAGACCCATGAGATGCCGGGGATGAGCGGCAGCGCGTACGTCCTCGACATCCCGATCGGCACCGGCTCGGGCACCGTCGCGCCTCCTGAGGTGCCGGTGGAGCCCGCACTCGGTCCCGCGCCCGCCCCGGCCGCGCCTGCCGAGGGTCTCGGGGCGCCGGGTGTCACCAGTGGCGGGCGGCGCCGGGCGCGCCGGTCGTCCACCGACGCGTTCCTGGGCAGCCCCGGCGGTGCGCCGGAGGCCGAAGCGGAGGCCGGGGCCGCCGCCGGTACGGGGAGCCCGGGGGACGGGCCCGCCGCCGAGCCGACCGGGCGCCGCCGGGCCCGCCGTGGACCCGCCGCCCCCGAGGAGCAGACGGCCCCCGAGCTGATCCCGGCCCAGCAGGGCGAGGGGTCGGGGCGTCGGCGCGGTCGGCCCAGCCCGGCGGAGGCCGGAGCGGTCGGGAGCGGGAGCGGCAACGGGAACGGAGTGCTGGAGATCGGGCCGGGGGGAGCCGGGGCTTCTCCGGTCGCGGTTCCTCCGGCCGGGATGTCTTCGGCCGGGATGTCTCCGGATGGTTCACTTCAGGTCGGGGGGGCTCAGAGCGGGCCGTCTTCTGAAGTCAGCGCCGCTCAGCTCGGTGCGGTCGGGGGCGGGGGAGCAGCCGGTGATGAGCAGGGCGTCGGCCCGCAGCCCGGCCAACCCGCGCCGCAGCAGCCGCAACAGCCTCAGCGGCAGGCCCTCGCGCTGACCTCGGCCTCGTCCTCCGCCCCCTCCGGGGCCTCCGCGCTCTCCCCCGCCGTCCCGGTCCCGGCCCCCTCCGAGGGTTCCGTCGTCACCGCCGCCGAGGGTGCTCAGGGCGGCGGGCGTCCGCAGCGCGGGCAGACCGTGCCGCCCCAGGGCGTACCGGCGGAGGCGCAGCAGCCGGTGCCGCCCACCGGACGGCGTGCGCGGCGGGAGGAGGAGCACCGCCCGGCGCTCCCCGCCCTCGCGGCCGGTCAGGGCAGCGCGGAGCCCGAGCAGGCCCAGCAGCTTCAGGACCAGGCCCAGAATCAGGGCCAGAACCAGGTCCAGCAGCCCGGTGGGCGTCGGGCCCGGCGGGCGCTGGCGGCCGCGCAGGAGCGCATCGCCGCCGAGGCCGGTCCGCGTACCGCCTTCGCCCTGCCCCCCGCCGACGCGGACCGGGCACCCGAAGCGCCCGGCACCGGGCCCGTACCCCCGCACGGCGACGAGAGCCACCACGAGCGCACCGCCCCCGAGGCCGGTCACACGCCCCCGCAGGCGCACCCCGTGGCCCCGCACGGCCCCGGCGCCGACCGGAACGGCGTACCCGTACCGCAGGCCCAGGCCCCGCACGGCCCTCACCCCGCGCCGGACGACCGGTCCTGGGGCGGCAACGGGCAGACCGCTCACACCACCGGCACCGCGGGTGTCCCCGGCCCGGCGGCGCACCCGGCCGACAGCGGCACGGGCGCCCCGGTGCCGGACGGGCGGCGGCAGCCGCTGCCCGCCGAGGAGCCGATGCCGGGCGTCAACCCGGACTCCACCCAGGGGCGGGCGTTCAGCGTGCGGACGCTGGGCCAGGGCGTGCCCTTCGCCCAGCACCTCCCCCAGCAGCAGAACCAGCCCGGGCACCAGACCGGGCAGCAGCCGGTCCAGCCCAACCCGCCGCAGCCGCAGCAGAGCCTCGGCGGGGCCGGTCGGCGCCGTAAGCTCGCCGCGCCGCCGGAGGGTGAGCGCCCCACGGCCCAGCCGCCCGCCGCCGACGGTACGGACCCCGCCGCCCCGGGCGCGCAGGGGCAGCAGCTCCCCCAGGCGCCGGAAGGTGCCCCCGCTCCCCAGCCCACCGCCACGGGTCTTGGCTCCGGCGTCGGCTCCGGTCAGCTGCTGGCGCCTCCCGTGGCCGAGGGGCGCGCGTACGCCATAGGGGCGCCCGACGAGGGCGCCGAGGGGCCCGAGCCGCTGGACGGGCCCGGTGGCGCGGTCGAGGTCGCCAACCGGCCGCAGCCCCACCCCGTCGACGACGAGCTGCCGCCCGAGCCGCTGGACAACCCGCGTCGGCTGCTCGTCTGGCCCGCCCCCGACGTACCGACCCAGCAGGCGCTCAGCGACCGGGGCTACCGGCCGGTGATCGTCAACTCCCGGGAGGAGGTCGACGCCCAGATCGCCGCGTTCCCCGCCGCGCTCTTCGTCGACCCGCTGACCGGTCCCATCACCCGTACCGCGTTGCAGTCACTGCGTCAGGCGGCCGTCGCCGCCGAGGTCCCGGTGCTGGTCACGGCCGGTCTGGGGCAGGCGACCCGGGAGGCCGCGTACGGGGCCGACCCGGCCGTCCTCCTCAAGGCGCTGGCTCCCCGCGACAGCGAGCAGCACCCGCCCCGCGTCCTGCTCATCGAGGAGCACGAGGAGATCGCGGCGGCGCTGGAACAGACCCTGGAGCGGCGCGGGATGCAGGTCGCCCGCGCGGCGACCGACAGCGAGGCCGTCGATCTGGCGGGCCGGATGCGGCCGAACCTGGTGGTCATGGACCTCATGCAGGTACGCCGTCGGCGCGCCGGGATCATCGACTGGCTGCGGGCCAACGGGCAGCTCAACCGCACCCCGCTGGTCGTCTACACCTCGGCCGGGATGGACCCATCGGAGCTGCCGCGGCTCGCTTCCGGGGAAACCGTTCTCTTCCTGGCCGAGCGGTCCACCAGCGACGAGGTGCAGTCCCGGATCGTCGACCTGCTGGCGAAGATAGGGACCAACTAG